From Halichondria panicea chromosome 12, odHalPani1.1, whole genome shotgun sequence, a single genomic window includes:
- the LOC135345033 gene encoding divergent protein kinase domain 1C-like, whose protein sequence is MLCSTLMRRKLMVIASLLGLVCLSCFWMFTRAVIANEGCSDGQSRQYLEELCTNYSRGLVTGSLCTPLCVQQDIQFSRCIGHGVKPHVLTALWRDTRIIMKAAPGDIGIEQLFLPMESSQDDFSITKDKFIEHAKVVQTSIYYEISRVNPQSVTRMIERVVKECDIGQDNMLTIAEVTSCWMLLETKEYSFYQLLKGNSALPELLGVCGNLYAMQYSPSEPFLGFLTNWFEVRNWKFRVQLALGLLEMVKTLERTEFGTVYLCDIQESNFGVVRRVDGSLIVKAIDMDISFFDRSLIMQIEYEQNNTCSSDKECDFIACHVKCDQRRKQCSGVLSSSNLRSICTRIFRRTYSYQPALLLNPPKRIAGQLKTLLDQCGQSESPHLDWMLLNQLQTLLTDSIKFL, encoded by the exons ATGCTGTGCAGTACTTTGATGAGAAGAAAGCTAATGGTGATTGCAAGCTTACTGGGACTGGTCTGTCTTTCCTGCTTCTGGATGTTCACAAGAGCTGTCATTGCTAATGAAGGCTGCAGTGATGGTCAGAGCAGGCAATACTTGGAAGAATTG TGTACCAACTACAGTAGAGGGCTGGTGACTGGGAGCTTGTGCACACCACTCTGCGTTCAACAAGATATACAATTCTCTAGGTGTATTGGACATGGTGTGAAACCACACGTCCTAACTGCCTTGTGGAGAGATACTAGGATCATCATGAAGGCAGCACCAGgagatattggtattgagcaacTATTCCTACCAATGGAGTCCTCACAAGATGACTTCTCCATAACCAAGGACAAGTTTATTGAGCAT GCTAAAGTGGTTCAAACGTCTATTTATTATGAAATTTCAAGAGTTAATCCGCAGTCAGTCACTCGGATGATTGAACGCGTGGTTAAGGAGTGTGACATTGGACAAGACAATATGCTAACCATTGCGGAGGTGACCTCCTGCTGGATGTTGCTCGAGACCAAAGAATATTCATTCTATCAACTTCTAAAAGGCAACAGTGCGCTACCAGAACtactgggtgtgtgtggtaatCTATACGCTATGCAGTATTCACCATCGGAACCATTTCTTGGTTTTCTCACCAATTGGTTTGAAGTTAGAAACTGGAAGTTCAGGGTTCAACTAGCACTGGGCTTACTGGAAATGGTGAAGACGTTGGAACGTACTGAGTTTGGAACAGTCTACCTTTGTGATATACAAGAGAGTAACTTCGGAGTG GTAAGGAGAGTGGACGGCAGTTTAATTGTTAAAGCTATTGATATGGATATTTCATTCTTCGATCGTTCTCTCATCATGCAAATTGAGTATGAGCAGAACAATACGTGTTCCAGTGATAAGGAATGTGACTTTATTGCTTGCCATGTCAAGTGTGATCAGAGAAGGAAGCAATGTTCCGGTGTTTTGAGCTCCAGCAATCTCAGA TCAATTTGCACTCGTATTTTCCGACGGACCTACTCCTACCAACCAGCACTACTACTCAACCCACCGAAGAGAATTGCAGGCCAGCTCAAGACACTATTAGATCAGTGTGGCCAGTCAGAATCACCTCACTTGGACTGGATGTTGCTAAATCAATTGCAAACATTACTCACTGACAGCattaaatttttatga
- the LOC135345030 gene encoding translin-associated factor X-interacting protein 1-like: MESVTFATTPLVGKLPKIEADYNRQSKLKSTHQQAVQHRGPIPFTGLTGPSYSISGSTEKFKLPPPSALQPGLENNPGKLESWPVHSLNPTKLNLSLKEEQVGHHKKELLSVMPKPKFLEQLESYLLKELRLLGCSAYGPRDLRLQAHREVFEYLIEDFKTYKPLLSAIKNEYDLFVEWQKELIKELEPLEANLETVKEDCERKIMRIREEEKLGDATVQKENQKLQKTINEMKNQELSYKSQIEKLQEQVEDLYEKHRYETDARKLLISDYNELKFRQAEQKGEDVGNQEEREDPVLLKLKLARAREDLRGANQRINVMLADYGDVVPRRDFEMMETSCKTLETELDALKNDHGILMVEHGTLQSVHKDTVSQTQELEEELSQLKRSATPRPDWDRCTGYLETWEELSAGRSSDRKVDVLLANIAGVDVSEITKQDTLQGQGMGDNVPRYLRVEGKVRNRHITRGEANKLMSGFWHHRLTTQQEQPLDESLYEYLLSHNDNDESLALEDGYNLQDAVSRLAHEPQVQLFGQIVGGELSESVFHDWLTTQTLLTEALQEHHTQEKMITEDTLKQVLGSQLSGSSEEQLQALLTTATNLATVQPGTIDYIKLLSPDSEGGPSEFVLLLLEQERRASKLFVGEVMQAFTEKSDVTLSDLDAVLRKLDPGKPSEDLHTLYSQVFSLPVEQVTSTEAQAVAISTAQLIDKLNYCGLNNWTSK, from the exons ATGGAGAGTGTCACTTTTGCAACCACCCCTCTAGTTGGAAAGCTACCGAAAATTGA AGCTGACTACAATAGACAGTCTAAACTCAAGTCCACCCATCAACAAGCAGTCCAGCATAGAGGGCCTATTCCGTTCACTGGCCTCACTGGACCCTCCTACTCTATCTCTGGAAGTACTGAGAAGTTTAAACTACCTCCACCTTCGGCCCTACAGCCAGGCCTGGAGAACAATCCAGGGAAGTTGGAATCATGGCCCGTTCACTCACTCAACCCAACCAAACTGAATCTCTCTCTCAAAGAAGAGCAAGTTGGCCATCATAAGAAAGAGCTCCTATCTGTGATGCCCAAGCCAAAGTTTCTGGAGCAGTTGGAGTCGTATTTACTCAAAGAGTTGCGTTTATTAGGCTGTTCTGCTTATGGCCCTCGTGACTTGAGACTGCAAGCTCATCGTGAGGTGTTTGAATATCTGATAGAGGATTTCAAGACATACAAACCGCTTCTCTCGGCTATTAAGAATGAGTACGATTTGTTTGTAGAATGGCAGAAAGAGCTCATCAAAGAACTGGAACCACTGGAG gctaactTGGAAACAGTCAAAGAAGATTGTGAGCGAAAGATAATGAGGATCAGAGAAGAAGAAAAATTAG GGGATGCAACTGTTCAGAAGGAAAACCAAAAACTACAAAAGACAATAAATGAAATgaa GAACCAGGAGCTTTCCTACAAGTCTCAAATTGAGAAGCTACAAGAGCAAGTAGAGGATCTCTATGAGAAACATCGCTACGAGACCGACGCACGGAAGCTCCTTATATCAGACTATAATGAGCTCAAGTTTCGGCAGGCAGAGCAGAAAGGCGAGGATGTGGGCAATCAAGAAGAGAGAGAAGATCCAGTACTGCTCAAGCTTAAGCTAGC TCGTGCTCGAGAGGATTTGAGAGGTGCCAACCAGCGTATCAATGTCATGCTGGCTGACTATGGTGACGTGGTACCAAGGAGGGACTTTGAAATGATGGAGACATCATGCAAG ACTCTTGAAACTGAATTGGATGCTTTGAAGAACGATCACGGAATTTTGATGGTGGAGCATGG CACTCTTCAGTCTGTTCACAAAGACACTGTGAGTCAAACCCAGGAGCTCGAAGAGGAGCTGTCTCAGCTTAAGAGGAGTGCTACCCCGCGGCCTGATTGGGACCGTTGCACTGGCTACCTGGAGACATGGGAGGAGCTATCTGCAGGGAGGTCTAGTGATCGTAAGGTGGACGTGTTACTGGCTAACATCGCTGGAGTGGATGTTTCTGAGATCACTAAGCAGGACACATTGCAAGGACAG GGTATGGGTGATAACGTGCCGAGGTATTTGAGGGTTGAAGGCAAAGTGAGGAATCGACACATAACGCGAGGGGAGGCTAACAAACTCATGAGTGGTTTCTGGCATCACAGGCTCACCACACAACAAGAGCAGCCG cTGGAtgaatcactgtacgaatatCTCCTCTCACATAATGACAATGATGAGAGCCTTGCTCTGGAGGACGGCTATAACCTGCAGGACGCTGTATCACGACTGGCACATGAACCACAG GTTCAACTGTTTGGCCAGATAGTGGGTGGTGAGCTGAGTGAGAGTGTGTTCCATGACTGGCTGACCACACAGACACTGCTCACTGAGGCTCTGCAGGAGCACCACACACAAGAG AAAATGATAACTGAGGACACCCTCAAGCAAGTATTGGGCAGTCAACTAAGTGGTAGCTCAGAGGAGCAGTTGCAGGCACTACTCACCACTGCCACCAACCTGGCCACGGTGCAGCCTGGGACCATTGATTACATCAAGCTGCTATCACCA GACAGTGAGGGTGGACCAAGTGAATTTGTTCTGCTGCTCCTGGAACAAGAGAGGAGAGCCAGCAAGTTGTTTGTGGGGGAGGTCATGCAGGCCTTCACTGAGAAGAG tgatgtgACTCTGTCAGACCTGGATGCTGTCCTAAGGAAGCTGGACCCAGGCAAACCCTCTGAAGACCTGCACACACTTTACTCTCAAGTGTTCTCTCTACCAGTGGAGCAAGTCACATCAACAGAAGCACAAGCAGTGGCTATAAGCACAGCTCAGCTAATAGATAAACTCAACTATTGTGGACTTAATAATTGGACAAGCAAGTAG
- the LOC135345032 gene encoding tyrosine--tRNA ligase, mitochondrial-like isoform X1 has translation MTLWRTPVIKLCRRFQSSISVHEVFQSLKERDLVHQHTKICAEDVPNGCSVYVGFDPTAESLHTGNLMAMMTLLHFNRAGYQPIAVIGGATGLVGDPSGRSSERDTLAQDTLHTNLEGIKNDLMRVFNNAKQQFPETECYKELIVLNNASWWNQVSGVGFVADIAREVRLSTLLNRDSVKLRLGSDEGMNCAEFLYPVFQAYDFLHLCKHHNCRLQVGGADQFVNITTGCKLVRKATGQSVHGLTLPLLTSLSGEKLSKSTGNALWLSPHKTSPFTFYQSLVNTPDQIVERWLTYFSFLSNGEIQAIMREHEGDPAKYVAQKCLAENVTRLVHGEDGLKKAQNATSVMFGREESTVQPLKELTERDLVALYSDASTTEMPLSLVGELTLADLAIRSGAVGKVGRSVEQLVRDRALWVNLVRVASMEERVDPNTHLLAGNITLIRIGKKSNFTMVKWR, from the exons ATGACACTGTGGAGGACTCCAGTGATAAAGCTGTGCAGACGTTTCCAGTCGTCAATCTCAGTTCATGAAGTATTTCAGAGTCTAAAAGAGAGAGATCTTGTACATCAGCACACAAAG ATATGTGCGGAGGACGTCCCTAATGGTTGCTCTGTGTACGTTGGATTTGACCCCACAGCGGAGAGTCTACACACTGGCAACCTCATGGCTATGATGACACTGTTGCATTTCAATAGAGCAGGCTACCAGCCGATAGCTGTG attGGTGGTGCTACTGGGCTGGTGGGTGACCCCAGTGGAAGGTCATCAGAGAGGGACACACTAGCTCAGGACACACTGCACACCAACTTGGAAGGAATAAAGAACGACTTGATGAGAGTCTTCAACAACGCTAAGCAACAATTCCCTGAGACTGAATGTTATAAGGAACTCAT tgtgcTGAACAATGCATCATGGTGGAATCAAGTGAGTGGAGTTGGTTTTGTGGCAGACATAGCCAGAGAGGTCAGACTATCAACACTGCTCAACAGAGACAG TGTGAAGTTGAGGCTGGGATCTGATGAGGGTATGAATTGTGCCGAGTTCCTCTATCCAGTATTTCAGGCGTATGATTTCCTACACCTCTGCAAGCACCACAACTGCAGATTACAG gtgggtggagctgacCAGTTTGTTAACATCACCACGGGCTGTAAACTGGTGAGAAAAGCAACAGGACAATCCGTACATG GTCTGACCCTTCCCTTACTGACCTCCCTATCTGGAGAGAAGCTGAGTAAGAGCACAGGCAATGCCCTCTGGCTATCTCCTCACAAAACATCACCATTCACTTTCTATCAGAGCCTTGTTAACACACCAGACCAGATTGTGGAGAGATGGCTAACATATTTCTCATTTTTGAGCAATGGGGAGATCCAAGCTATCATGAGAGAACATGAG GGTGATCCAGCAAAATATGTTGCCCAGAAATGTTTGGCTGAGAATGTTACAAGACTCGTACATGGAG AGGATGGTTTAAAGAAAGCACAGAACGCAACATCTGTCATGTTTGGGAGAGAAGAGTCTACTGTGCAGCCTCTGAAGGAGCTAACTGAGAGAGACCTAGTGGCACTGTACAGTGATGCTAGCACTACGGAGATGCCCCTCTCATTAGTGGGGGAGCTGACACTGGCTGACCTGGCCATCAGGTCAGGTGCAGTGGGTAAAG TGGGTAGGAGTGTGGAGCAGCTGGTGAGGGACAGAGCACTGTGGGTGAACCTGGTCAGAGTGGCCTCCATGGAAGAGAGAGTTGACCCCAACACTCATTTACTAGCTGGCAATATCACTCTCATCAGAATAG GTAAGAAGTCAAACTTTACAATGGTGAAATGGAGATAA
- the LOC135345032 gene encoding tyrosine--tRNA ligase, mitochondrial-like isoform X2, translating to MTLWRTPVIKLCRRFQSSISVHEVFQSLKERDLVHQHTKICAEDVPNGCSVYVGFDPTAESLHTGNLMAMMTLLHFNRAGYQPIAVIGGATGLVGDPSGRSSERDTLAQDTLHTNLEGIKNDLMRVFNNAKQQFPETECYKELIVLNNASWWNQVSGVGFVADIAREVRLSTLLNRDSVKLRLGSDEGMNCAEFLYPVFQAYDFLHLCKHHNCRLQVGGADQFVNITTGCKLVRKATGQSVHGLTLPLLTSLSGEKLSKSTGNALWLSPHKTSPFTFYQSLVNTPDQIVERWLTYFSFLSNGEIQAIMREHEGDPAKYVAQKCLAENVTRLVHGEDGLKKAQNATSVMFGREESTVQPLKELTERDLVALYSDASTTEMPLSLVGELTLADLAIRSGAVGKAIDCGRLLI from the exons ATGACACTGTGGAGGACTCCAGTGATAAAGCTGTGCAGACGTTTCCAGTCGTCAATCTCAGTTCATGAAGTATTTCAGAGTCTAAAAGAGAGAGATCTTGTACATCAGCACACAAAG ATATGTGCGGAGGACGTCCCTAATGGTTGCTCTGTGTACGTTGGATTTGACCCCACAGCGGAGAGTCTACACACTGGCAACCTCATGGCTATGATGACACTGTTGCATTTCAATAGAGCAGGCTACCAGCCGATAGCTGTG attGGTGGTGCTACTGGGCTGGTGGGTGACCCCAGTGGAAGGTCATCAGAGAGGGACACACTAGCTCAGGACACACTGCACACCAACTTGGAAGGAATAAAGAACGACTTGATGAGAGTCTTCAACAACGCTAAGCAACAATTCCCTGAGACTGAATGTTATAAGGAACTCAT tgtgcTGAACAATGCATCATGGTGGAATCAAGTGAGTGGAGTTGGTTTTGTGGCAGACATAGCCAGAGAGGTCAGACTATCAACACTGCTCAACAGAGACAG TGTGAAGTTGAGGCTGGGATCTGATGAGGGTATGAATTGTGCCGAGTTCCTCTATCCAGTATTTCAGGCGTATGATTTCCTACACCTCTGCAAGCACCACAACTGCAGATTACAG gtgggtggagctgacCAGTTTGTTAACATCACCACGGGCTGTAAACTGGTGAGAAAAGCAACAGGACAATCCGTACATG GTCTGACCCTTCCCTTACTGACCTCCCTATCTGGAGAGAAGCTGAGTAAGAGCACAGGCAATGCCCTCTGGCTATCTCCTCACAAAACATCACCATTCACTTTCTATCAGAGCCTTGTTAACACACCAGACCAGATTGTGGAGAGATGGCTAACATATTTCTCATTTTTGAGCAATGGGGAGATCCAAGCTATCATGAGAGAACATGAG GGTGATCCAGCAAAATATGTTGCCCAGAAATGTTTGGCTGAGAATGTTACAAGACTCGTACATGGAG AGGATGGTTTAAAGAAAGCACAGAACGCAACATCTGTCATGTTTGGGAGAGAAGAGTCTACTGTGCAGCCTCTGAAGGAGCTAACTGAGAGAGACCTAGTGGCACTGTACAGTGATGCTAGCACTACGGAGATGCCCCTCTCATTAGTGGGGGAGCTGACACTGGCTGACCTGGCCATCAGGTCAGGTGCAGTGGGTAAAG CAATTGATTGTGGGAGGCTGCTGATTTGA
- the LOC135344904 gene encoding large ribosomal subunit protein eL13-like gives MAPMRNGVIPNAHFKKHWERWVRTWFNQPGKKKTRRTKRLQKAAAVSPRPASGHLRPVVRCPTFKYNTKVRNGRGFTLEELKAAGISKRKALSIGIAVDHRRKNRSLESLQTNTQRLKEYKSKLILFPRKASKPCPGDADAETVKMATQLKGPVLPIKRQVMRYKARAITADEKKYSVFSALRVARADAKLVGMREKRAKQKAEEEKMKKK, from the exons ATGGCTCCTATGCGAAACGGAGTTATTCCTAATGCCCATTTTAAGAAGCACTGGGAGCGTTGGGTTAGAACCTGGTTCAACCAGCCCGGCAAGAAGAAGACCAGACGAACCAAGCGTCTCCAGAAGGCTGCTGCTGTGTCCCCCCGGCCAGCGAGTGGTCACCTGCGGCCCGTCGTGAGGTGTCCAACCTTTAAGTATAACACCAAAGTTCGCAATGGCCGAGGCTTCACCTTAGAGGAACTAAAA GCTGCTGGTATTTCGAAAAGGAAAGCGTTGAGTATTGGCATTGCAGTGGACCACAGACGTAAAAACAGATCTCTCGAGTCACTGCAGACCAACACACAGAGACTGAAGGAGTACAAGTCCAAACTAATCCTGTTCCCTCGCAAGGCCAGTAAACCATGCCCTGGGGATGCAGAT GCTGAGACAGTCAAGATGGCCACCCAGCTGAAGGGCCCAGTGCTGCCTATCAAGAGGCAGGTGATGCGCTACAAGGCCCGGGCCATCACTGCCGATGAAAAGAAATACAGTGTGTTCTCTGCCCTGAGAGTGGCCAGAGCTGATGCCAAGTTAGTGGGAATGAGAGAGAAGAGAGCAAAACAGAAAGCAGAGGAGGAAAAGATGAAGAAGAAATAG
- the LOC135344903 gene encoding isopentenyl-diphosphate Delta-isomerase 1-like, with protein MALDTSTLDSTQVQLLAEECILVDESDKVVGSDTKKNCHLNVHIEAGKLHRAFSVFLFNSEGKLLLQQRSKAKITFPECFTNTCCSHPLYRPEELQEKDFIGVRNAARRKLEQELGIPQEEISLDDLKFLTRIHYKASSDPVWGEHEIDYILFAQKDVTIVPNPNEVMSHQFVDAQELKALLAQGDRGEVKITPWFKLICESLLFKWWDGLNCLDSFVDEKTIHRMIEP; from the exons ATGGCTTTGGATACCTCCACACTGGACAGTACCCAAGTTCAACTGCTTGCTGAAGAGTGCATTCTTGTCGATGAATCTGACAAAGTTGTCGGCTCAGATACAAAGAAAAACTGTCACTTAAACGTCCATATAGAAGCTGGAAAATTGCACCGTGCTTTTAGTGTGTTTCTGTTCAACTCTGAGGGGAAGTTATTACTGCAACAGCGATCGAAAGCAAAAATTACTTTCCCCGAATGTTTCACAAACACTTGTTGCAGTCACCCACTCTACAGACCTGAAGAGCTTCAAGAAAAGGATTTTATTGGAGTGAGAAATGCTGCACGACGGAAGTTGGAGCAGGAGCTGGGAATTCCACAAGAGGAG ATTTCACTAGATGATCTCAAGTTTCTGACCAGAATCCACTACAAGGCCTCCTCTGATCCAGTGTGGGGTGAGCATGAAATAGACTACATCCTCTTTGCTCAGAAAGACGTGACGATTGTCCCCAACCCTAATGAAGTCATGAGCCACCAGTTTGTAGATGCTCAGGAGTTGAAGGCACTGCTAGCACAAGGGGACAGAGGTGAGGTCAAGATCACTCCATGGTTCAAGCTCATCTGTGAGAGTCTACTCTTCAAGTGGTGGGACGGACTTAATTGTTTGGACTCTTTTGTGGATGAGAAAACTATTCATAGAATGATCGAACCATAG
- the LOC135344937 gene encoding probable ubiquitin-conjugating enzyme E2 C — MATQNIAPPAQTQSKGSSASQMAPKDGHSVAKRLNQDLMKLMMSGDDTISAFPDGDNLFHWVATITGGPGTVYEGQKYKLSLSFPPGYPYTAPTVKFSTSCYHPNVDTHGNICLDILKEKWSALYDVRTILLSIQSLLAEPNNDSPLNAEAAELWSNQADYKVILTQKYEQAVKNDS; from the exons ATGGCTACTCAAAACATTGCTCCACCAGCCCAGACCCAGTCTAAAGGATCAAGTGCCTCGCAGATGGCTCCCAAAGATGGCCACTCAGTCGCCAAGAGGCTCAACCAGGACCTGATGAAGCtaatg ATGTCTGGTGATGACACGATCAGTGCTTTCCCTGATGGAGACAACCTATTCCACTGGGTGGCTACCATCACTGGGGGCCCGGGAACAGTGTACGAGGGACAGAAGTACAAGTTGTCCCTCTCGTTCCCCCCTGGGTATCCCTACACTGCACCCACTGTCAAGTTCAGCACATCTTGCTATCACCCCAACGTCGACACTCACGGCAACATCTGTCTCGATATCCTTAAA GAGAAATGGTCAGCACTGTATGATGTGAGAACGATACTCCTCTCCATACAAAGTCTACTAGCAGAGCCCAACAATGACAGTCCCCTCAACGCAGAGGCTGCTGAACTGTGGTCCAATCaagcag ACTACAAGGTGATTTTAACTCAAAAGTATGAGCAAGCTGTAAAGAATGACTCTTGA
- the LOC135344913 gene encoding kelch-like protein 17, with protein MEEAVLKDAYFRLSPVTDRAAGIVAGLRRMQQTGELCDVTFSTECGSSVSVHKAIMAAASPYFRALFASDMAEKNQDQILLKEIDFNVLQFIIAFAYNSQAALPKDRVQALLFGADLFQILDIVEACCKFLTTQMKPSNCLGFAALAELHHCKWFQETCTEYALKHYEEVVCTEEFLSLPCDQLKQLISRDEIRVSSEETVYNSVLQWVYYDLPSRKEMVASVMSCVRLPFVSTDFLANHVEQEDLLLSEQVCKNYIQEAVLYKFSPEKRPNLRNSPRTRPRIPSGLQDAIVAIGGMSRGGPLSTIEQFDSTTDTWVTLADLSSPRYGVAACCLDGCLYTIGGCVNELSESVQCYNLSKGQWIPVNSMHFSRRYHRCAVLYGLIYSVGGQNSVGVSSSVERYDPTTDAWTFVQPMMEARSYHGLTELGGLLFAIGGHNGHSRLKSAEFYDPSVNRWKSACPLNAPRSVPGVQRLGGSIYVAGGFDGKVFLDSVECYDIELDKWLPCPGLNRGRCALGLVSYEGCLYACGGFDGSFVKSVERLTLGADVWEPCTDMTVAKAHFGITCTWSN; from the exons ATGGAAGAAGCAGTGTTGAAAGATGCTTATTTTCGGCTCTCTCCAGTGACTGATCGCGCTGCAGGCATAGTAGCAGGCCTGAGGAGAATGCAGCAGACTGGAGAGCTCTGTGACGTCACCTTCAGCACAGAGTGTGGAAGCAGTGTGTCTGTACATAAAGCAATCATGGCTGCAGCTAGTCCTTACTTCAGAGCATTGTTTGCATCAGATATGGCAGAGAAAAATCAAGATCAAATACTCCTAAAAGAAATTGATTTCAATGTCCTGCAGTTTATCATTGCATTCGCTTATAATTCCCAAGCAGCTCTCCCTAAGGACCGTGTACAGGCACTGCTTTTTGGAGCTGATTTATTCCAGATTCTAGATATTGTCGAGGCTTGCTGTAAATTTCTCACTACTCAAATGAAGCCTAGCAACTGCCTCGGGTTTGCTGCACTGGCTGAGCTACATCACTGCAAGTGGTTTCAAGAAACCTGCACGGAATATGCCCTCAAGCATTACGAGGAGGTTGTTTGCACAGAAGAATTTCTTTCCCTTCCGTGCGATCAACTGAAACAGCTAATTTCTCGAGATGAGATTCGAGTGTCTTCCGAAGAGACTGTGTACAATTCCGTACTCCAGTGGGTTTATTATGATTTGCCCTCAAGAAAAGAAATGGTTGCATCTGTCATGAGTTGCGTACGCCTACCTTTTGTTTCCACTGACTTTCTTGCCAATCATGTGGAGCAAGAAGACCTATTGCTCTCGGAACAAGTGTGCAAGAATTACATACAAGAGGCGGTTTTGTATAAATTTTCACCGGAAAAAAGGCCAAATCTTCGGAACAGTCCGCGAACAAGACCTCGTATACCGAGTGGTCTTCAAGATGCTATTGTAGCCATCGGAGGAATGAGCAGAGGTGGACCATTGTCAACGATAGAACAATTTGATTCGACAACAGACACTTGGGTAACTCTGGCTGATCTAAGCAGCCCACGATATGGTGTAGCTGCGTGTTGTCTGGACGGCTGTCTGTACACTATTGGAGGCTGTGTTAACGAGTTGTCTGAATCTGTGCAATGCTATAATCTTTCTAAGGGACAGTGGATTCCTGTGAATTCAATGCACTTTTCAAGAAG GTACCACAGATGTGCAGTTTTGTATGGTCTAATTTATTCCGTTGGGGGCCAAAATTCCGTGGGTGTGAGCAGCTCTGTTGAGAGATACGATCCAACCACTGACGCTTGGACATTTGTACAGCCGATGATGGAAGCACGATCCTATCACGGTCTCACAGAACTGGGCGGTTTACTGTTTGCTATAGGAGGTCATAATGGGCACTCACGACTTAAATCAGCTGAGTTTTACGATCCTTCGGTTAATCGTTGGAAGTCTGCCTGTCCTCTCAATGCACCGAGGTCTGTGCCCGGGGTTCAAAGGCTAGGAGGTTCGATTTATGTTGCTGGTGGATTTGACGGAAAGGTCTTTCTCGATTCTGTCGAGTGCTATGATATAGAGCTTGATAAGTGGCTACCTTGCCCGGGTCTCAACAGAGGAAGGTGTGCGTTAGGATTGGTCAGCTATGAGGGTTGTTTGTATGCGTGCGGCGGTTTTGATGGAAGTTTTGTGAAGTCAGTGGAGAGATTAACGCTAGGTGCTGATGTCTGGGAACCATGTACTGATATGACTGTTGCCAAGGCTCATTTTGGAATTACATGCACTTGGAGCAATTGA